In Pseudomonas sp. MM213, a genomic segment contains:
- a CDS encoding DUF4123 domain-containing protein: MQPESLSPLTWLERQPLEPSEQLFAVFGNASSAEPFKAWQRSSPLHAPSPIWADTAYAEWEPVMPYVGIVAADSEFLDWVATTESRDWGWLAVSSSPQDVLIEHLRSLTQVFLPNGNAVFFRFWDGRYLLPILQSAEVDVTQLLPVVGRCLINGRPLDIGGTALKTARVFPWWEISTTLLKQLCEHSNTTRLNNLLTWLSEDRPDLFEAFSESVLRHKVAIFLEEPGLPPAPKSALVDYLSMELD, from the coding sequence GTGCAGCCTGAGAGCTTGTCACCCCTCACTTGGTTGGAGCGCCAACCACTCGAGCCTTCCGAGCAGTTGTTCGCTGTGTTCGGCAATGCAAGCTCCGCCGAACCGTTCAAAGCCTGGCAGAGATCAAGTCCGTTGCATGCTCCGAGCCCGATCTGGGCCGACACCGCTTATGCCGAGTGGGAACCGGTCATGCCCTATGTCGGAATCGTCGCTGCTGACAGTGAGTTTCTGGACTGGGTCGCCACTACCGAGTCTCGCGATTGGGGTTGGCTGGCAGTTTCCTCTTCGCCTCAAGACGTGTTGATCGAACATCTGCGCAGCCTCACGCAAGTGTTTTTGCCCAATGGCAACGCGGTGTTTTTCCGCTTTTGGGACGGGCGTTATTTATTGCCGATTCTTCAGTCGGCCGAAGTCGATGTCACTCAACTGCTGCCGGTCGTGGGGCGGTGCCTGATCAATGGTCGGCCGCTCGACATCGGTGGAACTGCACTGAAAACCGCCAGGGTTTTTCCATGGTGGGAAATCTCCACAACGCTGTTGAAGCAACTTTGCGAACACTCAAACACCACTCGGCTGAACAACTTGCTCACTTGGCTGAGCGAGGACCGCCCTGATCTTTTCGAGGCGTTTTCCGAAAGCGTTTTGCGGCACAAAGTCGCGATCTTTCTGGAAGAGCCGGGCCTGCCGCCAGCCCCGAAATCAGCCTTGGTGGATTACCTGTCGATGGAGCTGGACTGA